The Oscillatoria acuminata PCC 6304 genomic interval CTGCACTGAAAAAGTAACCGCGATCGCTTTTTTATTTTAACTTTATGTTTGCCCTCTAATTTTAGCAAATTGCCCTCGTCTCTTGAGTGAGCTATTACAGGAAATTGAGGCAGAACCTAGCGTGCAGTCTTTTCATTTGCAAGGGTCTCTCTTGAGCGAAAAAGTTGGAGTTTGGGGAAGACGCCTGCACTGCATAATTTTTGACCACTTATTTTGATGATTGCGCTATTGAGGGATGATTCCTTGAACAATCTCGTCCAGGTTGCCGTCCCCCAATATTCCCCTGTTTTCTGTCATTTTTTCGCTCTCTTGTAAATTCTATAACAGTTTTTCCGATGCCCGCTTAAATACAGATTTTTTTTATAAGTTTACGAAACAAGAATTCTATGCTACAATTAAAGGCTAATTAAAAAAAATGTTTAAAATTCCTGACAATTGTCACAGCGAAAACACCCCAGGGCCTCAGCATCACGGGAATGTAACCCTCTTCTTGACTCTCCCCAACTGCCGCTCCACTCCCCAAGTTACGGAAAACTTTCAGTGGCAGTATTAATCCTCTCTGATATCCTATTCCCAGGTTATCGATTAGGACTTACCCATTGCCTCTATCGGTAGTCGGGACAATTCGCTTTACCCCGAGACGATATTGGTTACCCATCCCTCATGTTTAACGGCATTCGCTACCGAAAAATTAGACGACCGAAACCCGGAAAATCCAGGACGATTCAGGTGGTTTACTCCCTCGGATAGCTCCTACCTACCGCAATTTTAACGGTTCTGTTACTATAATAAATCGCTTTACTCTATTTATTATCCCAGAGACATGAACCCTATCAATACTCCTCTTACCGAACAACTAGCCGAACTCACGAATCGATTATTTTGGCTGAGTGAGTCTGAGTTTCCCTTCCAGGTTATTATCTGGGATACGGATAGAGTAACCATCGAGCAACTGCTAAAACTCACTTATCACCCACCGAACACCCCCGTTCAAACCCTAACGATTCATGAATTCTTTGCGCCGGCACTAGAAGGACTGGGCAGCTTTAGTTATCTTCTCGATCAAGCCCTGATCGGAAGATATCGGATTCTTTACAATTACCTCACTTATTATTTGGACAATATCAAAGTCTATCGAGTTGGCACTCATCCTATCTATATTTATATTATGGGAATCACTCGCGACGAAAATTTAGCGGGGATCGCCACCCAAATCATCGAAACTATCCCCCAATCCTCCAGAATTCACCCCCAATAAATGAAAAAAGGGAGTTACAACTCCCCATCTCCCCCATCCCCCCATCCCCCCCCATCCCAATCTATTCCGATCGCTCTTTCTGCAACAACTCCTCCTTAGACTCCCCCCAGTAAGCGCTATAGGTCCAAGTTTCCCGGTT includes:
- a CDS encoding nuclease A inhibitor family protein — encoded protein: MNPINTPLTEQLAELTNRLFWLSESEFPFQVIIWDTDRVTIEQLLKLTYHPPNTPVQTLTIHEFFAPALEGLGSFSYLLDQALIGRYRILYNYLTYYLDNIKVYRVGTHPIYIYIMGITRDENLAGIATQIIETIPQSSRIHPQ